One segment of Streptomyces sp. NA02950 DNA contains the following:
- a CDS encoding SDR family oxidoreductase: MTTTLITGANKGLGLETARQLVAAGHTVYVGARDARRGEEAAHLIGARPLLIDVTSDESVQAAAKSIERETGRLDVLVNNAGINGRAHTAEETTGADLLTVFDTNVFGAVRTVHAFLPLLRASGAPVVVNVSSGLGSLTVSSDPEGHATAVPVWIPALAYASSKAALNMVTVQYAHAFPGIRFNAVDPGYTATDLNGHTGDQTIEEGAEIIVRMATIGSDGPTGGYFSLTGPVPW, from the coding sequence ATGACCACCACACTCATCACCGGAGCCAACAAGGGGCTGGGCCTTGAGACCGCCCGTCAGCTGGTCGCCGCCGGACACACCGTCTACGTCGGGGCACGGGACGCCCGGCGCGGCGAAGAGGCCGCGCACCTGATCGGTGCCCGGCCGTTGCTGATCGACGTCACCAGCGACGAGTCGGTACAGGCGGCCGCGAAGTCCATCGAGCGGGAGACGGGCCGACTGGACGTCCTGGTCAACAACGCCGGGATCAACGGCCGGGCCCATACGGCCGAGGAGACCACCGGGGCCGATCTGCTGACGGTCTTCGACACCAACGTCTTCGGCGCCGTACGGACCGTGCACGCCTTCCTCCCACTGCTGCGGGCGAGCGGGGCCCCCGTGGTGGTGAACGTCAGCAGCGGCCTGGGCTCGCTGACGGTCTCCTCCGACCCGGAAGGCCACGCCACGGCCGTGCCGGTCTGGATCCCGGCCCTGGCGTACGCCTCCTCGAAGGCCGCGCTGAACATGGTCACCGTGCAGTACGCCCACGCCTTCCCGGGGATCCGCTTCAACGCCGTCGACCCCGGCTACACCGCGACCGACCTCAACGGGCACACCGGCGACCAGACCATCGAGGAAGGCGCCGAGATCATCGTCCGGATGGCCACGATCGGTTCCGACGGACCGACCGGCGGCTACTTCTCGCTCACCGGACCGGTGCCGTGGTGA
- a CDS encoding DUF397 domain-containing protein, with translation MEVAWTKSSYSTADGPSCVEVGWAKSSYSTADGPDCLEVATDPCGTIHIRDSKNPGGPQLAVAPAAWTAFVSYASTAV, from the coding sequence GTGGAAGTCGCGTGGACGAAGAGCAGCTACAGCACCGCTGACGGCCCATCGTGCGTCGAGGTCGGCTGGGCCAAGAGCAGCTACAGCACGGCTGACGGACCCGACTGCCTGGAGGTCGCTACTGACCCCTGCGGCACCATCCACATCCGCGACTCCAAGAACCCCGGCGGCCCCCAACTCGCCGTCGCCCCGGCCGCCTGGACCGCCTTCGTCTCGTACGCCTCGACCGCCGTCTGA
- a CDS encoding helix-turn-helix transcriptional regulator, protein MSGEGNGGRGGDLGGALRHWRERLDPATVGLPAGRNRRTAGLRREELAMLAGMSADYVIRLEQGRATSPSPQILTALARALRLSEAELRHLFVLAGRTPPTSARMPTHLTPGVQRLLDQMSATPVGVYDAVWTLIAWNRMYAALHGDPSALAGRERNCVWRHFTGMPGRVAHTPEQEARFEAATVADLRAATVRYPGDPGPRSLVRELRRVSERFAGLWDSHTVGTHMMHTKTVRHPEVGTLALDCDVLTVPGSDLHVTIYTAAPGTEAADKLGLLGVIGTQAMS, encoded by the coding sequence GTGAGCGGAGAAGGGAACGGCGGCCGGGGCGGTGACCTGGGTGGGGCGCTGCGCCACTGGCGGGAGCGGCTCGACCCGGCCACGGTCGGGCTGCCCGCCGGACGCAACCGCCGGACGGCCGGGCTGCGCCGCGAGGAGCTGGCCATGCTCGCGGGTATGTCGGCCGACTACGTCATCCGCCTCGAGCAGGGGCGGGCCACCTCCCCGTCCCCGCAGATCCTCACCGCGCTGGCCCGGGCACTGCGGCTGTCCGAGGCCGAGCTGCGGCATCTGTTCGTCCTCGCGGGCCGGACGCCGCCCACGAGCGCCCGGATGCCCACCCATCTCACTCCGGGTGTGCAGCGGTTGCTGGACCAGATGAGCGCGACCCCGGTCGGGGTGTACGACGCGGTGTGGACCCTCATCGCATGGAACAGGATGTACGCCGCGCTGCACGGCGACCCGTCCGCCCTGGCGGGACGCGAGCGCAATTGCGTGTGGCGTCACTTCACCGGCATGCCCGGCCGGGTGGCGCACACCCCTGAGCAGGAGGCGCGGTTCGAGGCGGCCACGGTCGCCGATCTGCGGGCCGCGACCGTCCGCTATCCCGGTGACCCGGGCCCGCGGAGCCTCGTCAGGGAGCTCAGGAGAGTCAGCGAACGGTTCGCCGGGCTGTGGGACTCCCACACGGTGGGCACCCACATGATGCACACCAAGACGGTGCGACACCCCGAGGTGGGGACGCTGGCCCTCGACTGCGACGTCCTCACCGTGCCCGGCAGCGATCTGCATGTGACGATCTACACCGCCGCCCCGGGCACCGAGGCCGCCGACAAGCTCGGTCTGCTCGGCGTCATCGGCACCCAGGCGATGTCATAG
- a CDS encoding D-alanyl-D-alanine carboxypeptidase family protein, which translates to MKSVRRVSAAVVTAGAVLAAGAFSATAQAAAVATPSIAAKGGYVMNNSTGKSLYTKAADTRRSTGSTTKIMTARVVLAQPNLNLDAKVTVQKAYSDYIVDNNYASSARLIVGDKVTVRQLLYGLMLPSGCDAAYALADKFGSGSTRAARVKSFIGKMNATARNLGLSNTHFDSFDGIGHGANYSTPRDLTKLAGNAMKYSTFRSVVKTKSTKQKVTTKSGGYRYMSWSNTNNLLSGYSGTIGVKTGSGPEAKYCLVFAATRNGKTVIGTVLASTSVDARTSDAKKLMDYGFKK; encoded by the coding sequence ATGAAGAGCGTACGTCGCGTCTCCGCGGCGGTCGTCACCGCGGGGGCCGTGCTGGCGGCGGGGGCGTTCTCCGCCACCGCGCAGGCCGCCGCGGTCGCCACGCCCTCGATCGCCGCCAAGGGCGGCTATGTGATGAACAACAGCACGGGGAAGAGCCTGTACACCAAGGCCGCGGACACCCGTCGTTCCACCGGCTCCACCACCAAGATCATGACGGCGCGGGTGGTGCTCGCCCAGCCGAACCTGAACCTTGACGCCAAGGTGACGGTCCAGAAGGCGTACAGCGACTACATCGTCGACAACAACTACGCCTCCTCGGCGCGGCTGATCGTCGGTGACAAGGTCACCGTCCGGCAGCTGCTGTACGGGCTGATGCTGCCGTCCGGCTGCGACGCCGCGTACGCGCTGGCGGACAAGTTCGGCAGCGGTTCCACGCGGGCCGCCCGGGTGAAGTCGTTCATCGGCAAGATGAACGCCACCGCCAGGAACCTGGGTCTGTCGAACACCCACTTCGACTCGTTCGACGGCATCGGGCACGGGGCGAACTACTCCACCCCGCGCGATCTGACGAAGCTCGCCGGCAACGCGATGAAGTACTCGACGTTCCGGTCGGTCGTGAAGACCAAGTCGACCAAGCAGAAGGTGACCACGAAGAGCGGTGGCTACCGCTACATGTCGTGGAGCAACACCAACAACCTGCTCAGCGGCTACTCGGGCACGATCGGCGTGAAGACCGGCTCCGGCCCGGAGGCCAAGTACTGCCTGGTCTTCGCCGCCACCCGGAACGGCAAGACGGTCATCGGCACGGTGCTCGCCTCCACCTCGGTGGACGCCCGCACCTCCGACGCCAAGAAGCTGATGGACTACGGCTTCAAGAAGTAG
- a CDS encoding acyltransferase, giving the protein MTATTAPDAGPISLAPSPAAGPGPRPARTAHPPRLRALDGLRLLAALMVAAYHYGGRTGEIGKAWGTSPREQFPTASSSFAYGCLGVQIFFVISGFVICMSGWGRPLRSFFASRVSRLFPAYWAAIILVTAVFALPWVAYEAVSPSDALVNLTMLQQPLGVDRVLGVCWTLWAELRFYALFALFVVLPGANRRRVVLFCAVWTLGAAVAQAANLPLLDVVLMPEYASYFIGGIGLYLVHRYGHDALAWGIVAISFLIGQHYAIAGLWHPARMENAFSYRSSTGIIAVVAFGYAAVALIALGKLHWANWRWLTVAGALTYPFYLIHEHLGWVVVGVLHQRLGLPSYATLVLTVALMLTLAWLLYRFVEQRLTPLLKRSLSAVRMP; this is encoded by the coding sequence ATGACCGCGACCACCGCCCCCGACGCGGGCCCCATATCCCTCGCCCCCTCCCCCGCGGCCGGACCGGGGCCGCGCCCCGCGCGCACCGCCCATCCGCCGCGGCTGCGCGCGCTGGACGGGCTGCGGCTGCTCGCCGCGCTCATGGTCGCCGCGTACCACTACGGCGGCCGCACCGGAGAGATCGGCAAGGCGTGGGGCACCTCGCCCCGTGAGCAGTTCCCCACCGCCTCGTCCTCCTTCGCCTACGGCTGCCTCGGCGTCCAGATCTTCTTCGTCATCAGCGGCTTTGTCATCTGCATGAGCGGATGGGGGCGGCCGCTGCGCTCGTTCTTCGCCTCCCGCGTCTCCCGGCTCTTCCCTGCCTACTGGGCCGCGATCATCCTGGTGACCGCCGTGTTCGCGCTGCCCTGGGTGGCCTACGAGGCGGTCTCGCCCAGTGACGCCCTGGTCAACCTGACGATGCTGCAACAGCCGCTCGGCGTGGACCGGGTGCTGGGTGTGTGCTGGACGCTCTGGGCGGAGCTGCGCTTCTACGCCCTCTTCGCGCTGTTCGTCGTCCTGCCCGGGGCCAACCGCCGCCGTGTGGTGCTGTTCTGTGCCGTCTGGACCCTGGGCGCGGCCGTCGCCCAGGCGGCGAACCTGCCGCTGCTGGACGTGGTGCTGATGCCCGAGTACGCCTCGTACTTCATCGGCGGCATCGGCCTGTACCTGGTCCACCGCTACGGCCATGACGCCCTGGCCTGGGGCATCGTCGCGATCAGCTTTCTGATCGGCCAGCACTACGCGATCGCCGGACTCTGGCACCCGGCGCGGATGGAGAACGCCTTCTCCTACCGCTCGTCCACGGGCATCATCGCCGTGGTGGCCTTCGGCTACGCGGCGGTGGCGCTGATCGCCCTCGGCAAGCTGCACTGGGCGAACTGGCGCTGGCTGACCGTGGCCGGGGCGCTGACCTATCCGTTCTATCTCATCCATGAGCATCTGGGCTGGGTGGTGGTCGGGGTGCTGCACCAGAGGCTGGGCCTCCCCTCGTATGCCACCCTCGTCCTGACCGTCGCGCTGATGCTGACCCTGGCCTGGCTGCTGTACCGCTTTGTCGAACAGCGGCTGACCCCGCTGCTCAAGCGGTCGCTGTCCGCCGTCCGGATGCCGTAG
- a CDS encoding helix-turn-helix transcriptional regulator has product MEDEGSAAVLRAVGRQIKLWREAAGLKQAELGAAIGYGEEQVSAVERARRIPSVEFLDKADDVLGAGGKIAAMKTDVAEARYPKKVRDVKKLEGEAVELGSYNQSVVDGLLQTEDYARAVFRERRPAFTEEEVEQRVAARMARQEIIDTTTARPLFNFVQCEATLRRPIGGKMVLRRQLEHLLEMSQLRNVDLQVLPLSREENSGLGGSFRLLRLKDGATVGLSEVQLISRVLAEPKEAQILDIRYGTIRAQALTPRESHAFIEKVLGET; this is encoded by the coding sequence ATGGAAGACGAGGGGAGCGCTGCCGTATTGAGGGCCGTCGGCCGTCAGATCAAGCTCTGGCGGGAGGCGGCGGGGCTGAAACAGGCGGAGTTGGGCGCGGCGATCGGCTACGGGGAGGAACAGGTCTCGGCGGTGGAGCGGGCGCGGCGGATTCCGAGTGTCGAGTTCCTGGACAAGGCGGATGACGTGCTGGGGGCGGGCGGCAAGATCGCCGCGATGAAGACGGATGTCGCGGAGGCCAGGTATCCCAAAAAGGTCCGGGACGTAAAGAAGTTGGAGGGTGAGGCCGTCGAGCTCGGCTCCTACAACCAATCGGTCGTCGACGGTCTGCTACAGACCGAGGACTACGCTCGGGCGGTGTTCCGCGAGCGTCGTCCGGCGTTCACCGAGGAAGAAGTCGAGCAGCGGGTGGCCGCGCGAATGGCCCGACAGGAGATCATCGACACCACCACGGCACGCCCCCTGTTCAACTTCGTGCAGTGCGAGGCGACGTTGCGCCGCCCCATCGGAGGGAAGATGGTGTTGCGGCGACAACTCGAACACCTATTGGAAATGAGTCAGTTGCGGAACGTGGACCTCCAAGTCCTGCCCCTGAGCCGTGAGGAGAACTCCGGTCTCGGCGGTTCGTTTCGGCTGCTGCGGCTCAAGGACGGGGCGACGGTCGGGCTGAGCGAAGTCCAGCTGATCAGCCGTGTGCTCGCCGAGCCCAAAGAGGCCCAGATCCTTGACATTCGTTATGGGACCATCCGAGCGCAGGCTCTCACACCACGAGAGTCACATGCCTTCATCGAGAAAGTGCTGGGAGAGACATGA
- a CDS encoding DsbA family protein, which produces MNSSAPRRVELVLDLVCVHCYLGFTRFRRAARHHRAEGGTVETVIRPYRLRPDAPATGEPLFEVHKRERGEAAARAIRADTSFGADDGLELNLGRAVFTNTFDAHLLMGRAARQGRAEEMTERLFRAYFTDGLHISDRSVLSRLAAETGVTEEGYGAEELRAELDRTRELVGARAVPLFRFDGEPVLEAGNGSVGSSDLLTLLTQRGRACLGSQERGF; this is translated from the coding sequence ATGAACTCCTCCGCGCCCCGACGCGTCGAACTCGTCCTGGACCTGGTGTGCGTCCACTGCTACCTCGGCTTCACTCGGTTCCGCCGGGCGGCCCGGCACCACCGGGCGGAGGGCGGCACGGTCGAGACCGTCATCCGCCCCTACCGGCTCCGGCCCGATGCCCCGGCCACCGGAGAGCCGCTGTTCGAGGTGCACAAGCGGGAACGCGGCGAGGCGGCCGCGCGGGCGATCCGTGCGGACACCTCCTTCGGCGCGGACGACGGGCTGGAACTGAACCTCGGGCGCGCGGTGTTCACCAACACCTTCGACGCCCATCTGTTGATGGGCCGTGCCGCCCGCCAGGGCCGGGCCGAGGAGATGACGGAGCGGTTGTTCCGGGCCTACTTCACGGACGGACTGCATATCTCCGACCGGTCCGTTCTGTCCCGGCTGGCGGCCGAGACGGGGGTGACGGAGGAGGGCTACGGCGCCGAGGAGTTGCGCGCCGAGCTGGACCGTACGCGGGAACTTGTCGGCGCTCGGGCGGTCCCGCTGTTCCGCTTCGATGGCGAACCGGTTCTGGAGGCGGGAAACGGAAGTGTCGGTTCGAGTGATTTGTTGACTCTCCTCACTCAGCGTGGTCGCGCGTGTCTAGGCTCACAGGAGCGGGGGTTCTAG
- a CDS encoding CoA transferase: MDHGQIDTTTADAWAALGGAPALAAKVMYAPSAGVLPARLPVRELARATVGVCSLAAAELDARRSGHPAAGLAELRVAEAAVATAFVSERQLRIEERRPVSFAPLSGFWRAADGWVRTHANYPHHRARLLATLGIPARGTPEEQVERLRAELAARPAHEAQETAYAAGALAVALAEPGATAMPLDALPLVESRPVPGPGPDAGPRPLPAAALPAEGVRVLDLTRVIAGPVATRTLAVLGADVLRIDAPRLPEDPDAHADTGFGKRSARLDLGDPADRRTFDALLARADVVVSGYRPGALDGLGLAADTLTERHPGLIVAELCAWGWSGPWTGRRGFDSLVQVATGIAALEAGPDGRPGVLPAQALDHGTGYLIAAAVLRALTARQDTGAGRRLRFSLAGTASWLMHGVTPAPEGGPEYDPAPWLAETESPYGALRYARSPLVRPGGGGFNWSRPPGRWGADTPRWR; this comes from the coding sequence ATGGACCACGGGCAGATCGACACCACGACCGCGGACGCCTGGGCCGCCCTCGGCGGCGCACCGGCTCTGGCCGCGAAGGTGATGTACGCGCCGTCGGCCGGAGTGCTGCCCGCCCGGCTGCCGGTGCGGGAGCTGGCGCGCGCCACCGTGGGGGTGTGCTCGCTGGCCGCCGCCGAACTCGACGCCCGGCGCTCCGGCCACCCGGCGGCGGGGCTCGCGGAGCTCCGGGTGGCCGAGGCCGCGGTGGCCACGGCCTTCGTCAGCGAGCGGCAGCTGCGGATCGAGGAACGGCGGCCGGTGTCGTTCGCGCCGCTGTCCGGCTTCTGGCGCGCGGCCGACGGCTGGGTCCGCACCCACGCCAACTATCCGCACCACCGCGCCCGGCTGCTGGCCACCCTCGGCATCCCCGCACGCGGTACACCGGAGGAGCAGGTGGAGCGGCTGCGCGCGGAGCTGGCGGCCCGCCCGGCGCACGAGGCGCAGGAGACGGCGTACGCGGCGGGGGCCCTGGCCGTGGCCCTGGCGGAGCCCGGCGCCACCGCTATGCCGCTGGACGCACTTCCGCTGGTCGAGTCGCGGCCGGTTCCGGGGCCGGGGCCGGATGCCGGACCGCGTCCGCTGCCCGCCGCGGCCCTGCCCGCCGAGGGCGTACGGGTGCTCGATCTGACCCGGGTCATCGCCGGTCCCGTGGCCACCCGCACCCTCGCCGTACTCGGCGCCGACGTGCTGCGCATCGACGCGCCGCGGTTGCCCGAGGACCCGGACGCGCACGCCGACACCGGCTTCGGCAAACGGTCCGCCCGGCTGGACCTCGGCGACCCGGCGGACCGCCGGACCTTCGACGCACTCCTCGCCCGCGCCGATGTGGTGGTCAGCGGCTACCGCCCCGGCGCGCTGGATGGCCTCGGACTCGCAGCGGACACATTGACCGAGCGGCACCCCGGGCTGATCGTCGCCGAGCTGTGCGCCTGGGGCTGGTCCGGGCCGTGGACCGGCCGCCGCGGTTTCGACAGCCTGGTCCAGGTGGCGACCGGGATCGCCGCGCTGGAAGCCGGACCGGACGGCCGCCCCGGGGTGCTGCCCGCCCAGGCGCTGGACCACGGCACCGGCTATCTGATCGCCGCGGCGGTGCTGCGCGCGCTGACCGCACGCCAGGACACCGGCGCCGGACGGCGGCTGCGCTTCTCGCTCGCGGGCACCGCGTCCTGGCTGATGCACGGTGTCACCCCGGCCCCGGAGGGCGGGCCGGAGTACGACCCGGCGCCGTGGCTGGCGGAGACGGAATCGCCGTACGGGGCGCTGCGGTACGCCCGTTCGCCACTCGTCCGGCCCGGCGGCGGAGGCTTCAACTGGAGTCGCCCGCCCGGCCGTTGGGGAGCCGACACACCCCGTTGGCGCTGA
- a CDS encoding gluconate:H+ symporter, whose protein sequence is MTRLSVEMLAAETVDPITSAGHAQLGIAVLLGIAVIVLLITTFKLHAFLSLTIGSLVLGAAAGAPLDKAIASFTAGLGTTVAGVGVLIALGAILGRLLADSGGADQIVDTILAKASGRTMPWAMALIAGLIGLPLFFEVGIVLLIPVVLLVAKRGNYSLMRIGIPALAGLSVMHGLVPPHPGPLAAIDAVHANLGVTLALGVLVALPTVVIAGPLFARYAARWVDITPPDRMIPQRPSEDLERRPGFAATVATVLLPVVLMLGKALTDIVVDDPEAGVQRAMDVIGSPLIALLAAVIVGMFTLGRAAGFTRGRITSTVETSLAPIAGILLIVGAGGGFKQTLIDIGVGQMILDFSKDWNISALLLAWLIAVAIRLATGSATVATISAAGLVAPLAADMSTAHTALLVLAIGAGSLFFSHVNDAGFWLVKEYFGMSVGQTVRTWSVMETIISVTGLGFVLLLSLLL, encoded by the coding sequence GTGACCAGACTCAGCGTTGAGATGCTGGCTGCGGAGACCGTCGACCCGATCACGTCGGCAGGTCACGCACAGCTGGGGATCGCCGTACTCCTCGGCATCGCCGTCATCGTCCTGCTCATCACCACGTTCAAGCTGCACGCCTTTCTGTCGCTGACCATCGGTTCGCTGGTGCTGGGCGCCGCCGCCGGGGCGCCGCTGGACAAGGCGATCGCCAGCTTCACGGCCGGGCTCGGCACCACGGTCGCGGGCGTCGGGGTGCTGATCGCGTTGGGCGCGATACTGGGGCGGCTGCTCGCCGACTCCGGTGGCGCCGACCAGATCGTCGACACCATCCTGGCGAAGGCGAGCGGCCGCACCATGCCGTGGGCGATGGCGCTGATCGCGGGACTGATCGGACTGCCGCTGTTCTTCGAGGTCGGCATCGTGCTGCTGATCCCCGTGGTGCTGCTGGTCGCCAAGCGCGGCAACTACTCGCTGATGCGCATCGGCATCCCGGCGCTCGCGGGTCTGTCCGTGATGCACGGTCTGGTGCCGCCGCACCCCGGTCCGCTGGCCGCGATCGACGCCGTCCACGCCAACCTGGGCGTCACCCTGGCGCTCGGGGTGCTGGTCGCGCTGCCCACCGTGGTCATCGCCGGACCGCTGTTCGCCCGGTACGCCGCCCGCTGGGTGGACATCACCCCGCCGGACCGGATGATCCCGCAGCGCCCCTCGGAGGATCTGGAGCGGCGGCCGGGCTTCGCCGCCACCGTGGCCACCGTGCTGCTGCCGGTGGTGCTGATGCTGGGCAAGGCGCTCACCGACATCGTGGTGGACGACCCGGAGGCCGGGGTCCAGCGGGCCATGGACGTGATCGGCTCGCCCCTGATCGCGCTGCTGGCGGCGGTGATCGTCGGGATGTTCACGCTCGGCCGGGCCGCGGGCTTCACCCGGGGCCGGATCACCTCCACCGTGGAGACCTCGCTCGCTCCCATCGCCGGGATCCTGCTGATCGTCGGCGCGGGTGGCGGTTTCAAGCAGACGCTCATCGACATCGGCGTCGGCCAGATGATCCTGGACTTCTCCAAGGACTGGAACATCTCCGCGCTGCTGCTGGCCTGGCTGATCGCGGTCGCCATCCGGCTGGCGACCGGCTCGGCGACCGTGGCCACCATCTCCGCCGCGGGTCTGGTGGCACCGCTGGCCGCCGATATGTCCACCGCCCACACGGCCCTGCTCGTGCTGGCCATCGGCGCCGGTTCGCTGTTCTTCAGCCATGTGAACGACGCGGGGTTCTGGCTGGTCAAGGAGTACTTCGGGATGAGCGTGGGACAGACCGTCAGGACCTGGTCGGTGATGGAGACGATCATCTCCGTGACCGGGCTCGGCTTTGTCCTGCTGCTCTCACTCCTGCTCTGA
- a CDS encoding gluconokinase gives MHTPPVVVVMGVSGTGKTTVGPLLADRLGVPYAEADDFHPPANIAKMSAGIPLDDEDRRPWLDAIGAWAHDHAARGGVVSCSALKRDYRDRLRAANPDAVFLHLTGDRARIAERMKARKGHFFSDRMLASQLATLEPLEPDENGVAVDISPEPEAIAERAAAELRRRTAQN, from the coding sequence ATGCACACCCCTCCGGTAGTTGTCGTCATGGGAGTGTCCGGAACGGGCAAGACCACGGTCGGGCCGCTGCTGGCCGACCGGCTCGGCGTGCCGTACGCCGAGGCCGACGACTTCCACCCGCCGGCCAACATCGCCAAGATGTCGGCCGGTATCCCGCTCGACGACGAGGACCGCAGGCCCTGGCTCGACGCCATCGGCGCCTGGGCGCACGACCACGCCGCGCGCGGTGGGGTGGTCAGCTGCTCGGCCCTCAAGCGGGACTACCGGGACCGGCTGCGCGCGGCCAACCCCGATGCCGTCTTTCTTCATCTGACCGGCGATCGCGCACGGATCGCCGAGCGGATGAAGGCCCGCAAGGGCCACTTCTTCTCCGACCGGATGCTCGCGTCCCAGCTCGCCACGCTCGAACCGCTCGAGCCCGACGAGAACGGCGTGGCCGTGGACATCTCCCCCGAGCCCGAGGCCATCGCCGAACGGGCCGCCGCCGAACTGCGGCGGCGTACCGCGCAGAACTGA
- a CDS encoding FadR/GntR family transcriptional regulator gives MDNQGPKGRGAHARVLQTLGPAITAGDYPPGTVLRTDELEQRFEVSRTVVREAVRVLESMHLVESRRRVGVTVRPAEEWDVFDPQVIRWRLAGPDRPRQLRSLTALRSAIEPAAAALAAERATPEQCAELTEHALGMVSTSRGQQLPGYLVHDIAFHRVILRASGNEMFARLGDVVAEVLTGRTEHQVMFTDPDPEAVTLHVRVAEAVRARDAVRAEEYTREITVGALRELDILAP, from the coding sequence ATGGACAACCAGGGGCCCAAGGGGCGGGGGGCGCATGCCCGGGTGCTACAGACCCTCGGGCCCGCGATCACCGCGGGTGACTATCCACCGGGGACGGTGCTGCGCACCGATGAGCTGGAGCAGCGGTTCGAGGTGTCACGCACGGTCGTCCGGGAGGCGGTGCGGGTCCTGGAGTCCATGCATCTGGTGGAGTCCCGCCGCCGGGTCGGGGTGACGGTGCGCCCCGCCGAGGAGTGGGACGTCTTCGATCCGCAGGTCATCCGCTGGCGGCTGGCCGGTCCCGACCGCCCCCGCCAGCTCCGCTCGCTGACCGCGCTGCGCTCGGCGATCGAACCGGCCGCGGCCGCGCTGGCCGCCGAGCGCGCCACCCCCGAGCAGTGCGCCGAGCTGACCGAGCACGCCCTCGGCATGGTGTCCACCTCACGGGGACAGCAGCTCCCCGGGTATCTGGTGCACGACATCGCGTTCCACCGGGTGATCCTGCGTGCCTCCGGCAATGAGATGTTCGCCCGGCTCGGCGATGTGGTCGCCGAGGTGCTGACCGGCCGCACCGAGCACCAGGTGATGTTCACCGATCCCGACCCCGAGGCGGTCACCCTGCATGTCCGGGTCGCGGAGGCGGTCCGGGCGCGGGACGCGGTGCGCGCCGAGGAGTACACCCGCGAGATCACCGTGGGCGCGCTGCGCGAGCTGGACATCCTGGCGCCGTAG